The Juglans regia cultivar Chandler chromosome 6, Walnut 2.0, whole genome shotgun sequence genome contains the following window.
ctcctcaagTTTTAAAGAGTCCCTTCCAAGGCTTGAGTCAGACTATCAAATGTATGTTTGCAGGATTTGGTCAACAGGGAAGACAATCGCGGTTGATGGGCAAAAAAGTGGATGATGCTAAGGTTGATCTTGAaggtaatttttcatttacacAGTTTGCACATTGTGATCAGTTTTTTTAGATATCCATTAGTTTCAGTGGCTTCTCGAAATTGTACCAATTCTTGGTTTTGGTGATGGAGGAAGACGTTCTGTATTGAGGCTGCTCTTGACAACATATTTCTTGAATAAACATCAGTAATCCTTTCATTGGTTGGACACAATTGGATTTAATCAGACTATTCAAATTTGGGTAATTTGAAAAGTTTTGTCTCTCAGTTGGAATTTCTCCGTGTCCCTGGAAATTGGCTCTCAAATGCTGACCAAATGGAACCTAGAATGATTTAAGATTTGAAGTGAAGATTGCTTGATATAATTAATCACCCGTGTCTTGTATTGGCATCAATTTATTTCAGAGAATATGACTAAGAAGGTAGCCATACTAAATTATTACCCGAAGTTAGGTAGTAATGCAATAGCATTTTTCCATTTTAAGTTGGATAATGCCTCAAATTATGACTATTCTATTCAGGATGCTTGTTGTGGTTGGCCATTGTAGCCCCTTCCTGTTCATGTATCGAGATATATAATGAGGAGCTTATTGAGTGGGTATAGGGTGTGGGCTCcacatgaaaattgaataattctGTAGCAATAGATATTTGTCAGTTCGAAATTAATTGCattctttgggaaaaaaatccattttgtcTACAATAATGCTGCCTAATCTCAAATCTTATGCGTATTTCCAGCTCTAATACTATCCTTTCATGTTTCATTACTTTGTAggctgattttttattttttatttttggacttCAGATGGTCTTCCAAtgttaagaagaagaagaaaatcagaaACTTTTAGGGCACAATATATAAACAACGAGGAAGTCAGGTATAGTGTGCCTAATCTAAAGAGTGAACACTTGTTGCACTCATTCTGGAAAGTACAAAAAGTGATGGTATCATTTTGAGTtagtcaattatttttatttggctcTCCTTTTGTCCTAGAATATGCGTTGGGACATGGAATGTTGGAGGGAAACTTCCACCTGATGACCTAGATATTGATGATTGGCTAAATATCAACGAGCCAGCTGATATATATGTGCTTGGGTGAGTTTTTTCAGAAGTTTCGTGTATGTGTAGATTATATGTTGTGTTAAATTTGGTGCTTTTATATTTGCTTTATGTTGCACTAATCTGTTTTATTATCTCATAATTGTTGATATTCTGCATTTAATCGTGATACATGTCAAAAAATGTGAGTGGTTCTTTCTGTTACGAAAAAATTTGTTCTATACTGCTCTCTGTGATCTTAACCTGTTGTTTATATCCGGTGGAGTCCTTGGAAGCATGACATCTGCTTTTTGCTCACAGTCTTCAAGAGATTGTGCCATTAAATGCCGGGAATATCTTTGGTGCTGAAGATAGTCGCCCAGTTCCAAGGTGGGAAAAGATCATCCGTGAAACACTGAATCGAATCCGGCCCAaggaaacaaatataaaatcctTTAGTGATCCCCCCTCTCCATCAAAATATAAGCCATCTGATGATATCCCAGATATAGAAGAGGAGTTTCTTGAAAGTGATAGTGATGTAGGTGATGAAGTTCATCCATTGGATGAAGAATCCAATGATTTTGATGAAGGTAAGGATGGATCAATCACAGAGCAAACCACATATGTGAATTCTGGAGTTTCAGATTGTCCTGGAAGTGGCAAATTAGGCTTTCCAGGAGAAGAAGAATTACAGAGGCAATTTTCTTCTCCAAAGAGGTTGGAGAGGTTAAATTGTTTGAGGACAGAACATTCAGAAAATGTGGAAACATCAGTTGCTCGAGACTGTGGCAAATTTACCAAAAGTCTTAGTGGATCAGAAAGGATTGGTTTGAGCTGGCCAGAGCCTCCATTAAACTTGATATCTCAGCGTGTATTAGAGAGGCCTAATTCCTTCAGATCAGTTAAATCTTTTAAAGCATCCAAATCTTTCACGACATATAGTTCTTTCAAGTCAACTACAAATGAAGTGCCTGCACAGATAGCACTGCTTGCAGAAATTGACCTCAAATCTCTCTTGAAGAGGAAGCGAAGATCATCATTTGTAAGGATGGTAAGCAAGCAGATGGTTGGGATTTTCCTCACTATATGGGCCCGTAGGAGCTTGCGTAGACATATTCAGAACTTAAAAGTGTCTACAGTTGGTGTTGGTGTTATGGGCTACATTGGTAACAAGGTTTGTTTCTTTCCCTGAtgttttttcttcattattgtGAATTCTTTTTGGCCGTAGTGCttgttttattataatttcGTTGTGaggaaaaacattttattttatttttattgttatttgcAGTTCTCCTCTTTACTTGCATTGCTTTCAGTATGATGTTTTAGGTTAGGGGCTGCATGCAGTAGTTTTATTTGGCATGCATTATACCAAATGTGTCGTATTTTTAAAGCCTAGTATCTCATTCCTCAAGGCATAGGGATTAAAGTAATCAAAGGATCTATTAGCATAACGAAGATATCCATGAATTGAAAAGTGTGAGTTTTCCTGCGATAATAAGAAAGGCGCCCATTGTTTTATGCTAAAAG
Protein-coding sequences here:
- the LOC109011379 gene encoding type IV inositol polyphosphate 5-phosphatase 3 isoform X1, producing the protein MKQRSKHQPERSRAEICCLGWWCVQLFWPRVVIRKWLNISTKDSDFSADEDDFDIDSGSDSDSEAEGFGQQGRQSRLMGKKVDDAKVDLEDGLPMLRRRRKSETFRAQYINNEEVRICVGTWNVGGKLPPDDLDIDDWLNINEPADIYVLGLQEIVPLNAGNIFGAEDSRPVPRWEKIIRETLNRIRPKETNIKSFSDPPSPSKYKPSDDIPDIEEEFLESDSDVGDEVHPLDEESNDFDEGKDGSITEQTTYVNSGVSDCPGSGKLGFPGEEELQRQFSSPKRLERLNCLRTEHSENVETSVARDCGKFTKSLSGSERIGLSWPEPPLNLISQRVLERPNSFRSVKSFKASKSFTTYSSFKSTTNEVPAQIALLAEIDLKSLLKRKRRSSFVRMVSKQMVGIFLTIWARRSLRRHIQNLKVSTVGVGVMGYIGNKGSISVSMSIHQTFFCFICTHLTSGEKDGDELKRNADVHEILRRTQFQSVSDTGLPGSIHNHERIIWLGDLNYRINLPYEKTQELISKKEWSKLVEKDQLVRELKKGRTFDGWSEGTLRFPPTYKYEINSEKYYGEDPKAGRRTPAWCDRVLSYGKGLKLLSYRRTELKLSDHRPVTATYMAEVEVFSPRKLQRALTFTDAEIEREDVIANMGIDAGISSLILGEEIHD
- the LOC109011379 gene encoding type IV inositol polyphosphate 5-phosphatase 3 isoform X2 — its product is MKQRSKHQPELFWPRVVIRKWLNISTKDSDFSADEDDFDIDSGSDSDSEAEGFGQQGRQSRLMGKKVDDAKVDLEDGLPMLRRRRKSETFRAQYINNEEVRICVGTWNVGGKLPPDDLDIDDWLNINEPADIYVLGLQEIVPLNAGNIFGAEDSRPVPRWEKIIRETLNRIRPKETNIKSFSDPPSPSKYKPSDDIPDIEEEFLESDSDVGDEVHPLDEESNDFDEGKDGSITEQTTYVNSGVSDCPGSGKLGFPGEEELQRQFSSPKRLERLNCLRTEHSENVETSVARDCGKFTKSLSGSERIGLSWPEPPLNLISQRVLERPNSFRSVKSFKASKSFTTYSSFKSTTNEVPAQIALLAEIDLKSLLKRKRRSSFVRMVSKQMVGIFLTIWARRSLRRHIQNLKVSTVGVGVMGYIGNKGSISVSMSIHQTFFCFICTHLTSGEKDGDELKRNADVHEILRRTQFQSVSDTGLPGSIHNHERIIWLGDLNYRINLPYEKTQELISKKEWSKLVEKDQLVRELKKGRTFDGWSEGTLRFPPTYKYEINSEKYYGEDPKAGRRTPAWCDRVLSYGKGLKLLSYRRTELKLSDHRPVTATYMAEVEVFSPRKLQRALTFTDAEIEREDVIANMGIDAGISSLILGEEIHD